A genome region from Jeongeupia sp. HS-3 includes the following:
- a CDS encoding LysR family transcriptional regulator, producing MDKLRAMQAFVAIVEHGSLTGAARALASSLPAVVRTLAALEKALGVRLLNRTTRRLSLTEEGRAYLDSCRHILGAVDEAERRLSDQQGEASGKLVVTASVLYGQMYVAPAVTRFLQQHPKVQCKLVLLDRIVNLLEEGIDVGIRIGTLDDSSLIAQPVGEIHRVVAASPDYLARHGIPQHPRDLAGANCIRFTGNGRSTWLFQENGREQRVVISGNLECNHGLPAVDACLAGLGLGQFLSYQVIDHLAAGRLQPVLQPYQLRPQPISIVYPHAGLLPSRVRQFVEWMKHELGA from the coding sequence ATGGACAAACTGCGCGCAATGCAAGCCTTCGTCGCCATCGTCGAACACGGCAGCCTGACCGGCGCGGCGCGTGCGCTGGCGTCATCGCTGCCGGCGGTGGTGCGCACGCTGGCGGCGCTGGAGAAGGCGCTCGGCGTGCGGCTGCTGAACCGGACCACACGGCGTTTGTCGCTGACCGAGGAAGGCCGCGCGTATCTGGACAGTTGCCGGCACATCCTCGGTGCCGTCGACGAGGCCGAACGGCGACTGTCGGATCAGCAGGGCGAGGCCAGTGGCAAGCTGGTCGTCACCGCGTCGGTGCTGTACGGGCAGATGTATGTCGCGCCCGCCGTCACGCGCTTTTTGCAGCAGCACCCCAAGGTGCAGTGCAAGCTGGTGCTGCTCGACCGCATCGTCAACCTGCTTGAGGAAGGCATCGACGTCGGTATCCGCATCGGCACGCTCGACGATTCCAGCCTGATCGCCCAGCCAGTCGGCGAGATCCACCGTGTCGTCGCCGCCAGCCCCGACTATCTGGCGCGGCACGGCATTCCGCAGCACCCGCGCGATCTGGCCGGTGCCAACTGCATCCGTTTTACCGGCAATGGCCGGTCGACCTGGCTGTTCCAGGAAAACGGCCGGGAACAGCGGGTGGTGATTTCGGGCAATCTCGAATGCAATCACGGTCTGCCCGCCGTCGACGCCTGCCTTGCCGGCCTCGGTCTCGGTCAGTTCCTGTCGTACCAGGTCATCGATCATCTGGCCGCCGGGCGCTTGCAGCCGGTGCTGCAGCCGTACCAGCTGCGGCCGCAGCCGATCAGCATCGTTTATCCGCACGCCGGCTTGCTGCCGAGCCGTGTGCGCCAGTTCGTCGAGTGGATGAAGCACGAGCTCGGCGCCTGA
- a CDS encoding glutathione S-transferase family protein, which produces MNAPQRPIQLYRHRLSGHSHRVELFLALLGLPYELVEVDLKAGAHKSADFLRLNAFGQVPVIVDDGEALADSNAILVYLASRYGNGRWLPADPLGAARVQRWLSVAAGPLAAGPASARLVNVFGAKLDAPALIARSHALLAVIEAELTGHDWLAGTEATLADIACYSYIARAPEGDVSLADYPRVRSWLARIEALPGFVAMVQTPVGLAAATA; this is translated from the coding sequence ATGAACGCCCCGCAACGTCCGATCCAGCTCTACCGCCATCGCCTGTCCGGCCACAGCCACCGCGTCGAACTGTTCCTCGCCCTGCTCGGCCTGCCGTACGAACTGGTCGAGGTCGACCTGAAGGCCGGTGCGCACAAGTCCGCCGACTTTCTGCGCCTGAACGCTTTCGGCCAAGTACCGGTGATCGTCGATGACGGCGAGGCGCTCGCCGACTCCAACGCCATCCTCGTCTATCTGGCCTCGCGCTACGGCAACGGCCGCTGGCTGCCGGCCGATCCGCTCGGCGCCGCGAGGGTGCAGCGCTGGCTGTCGGTCGCGGCCGGCCCGCTTGCCGCCGGCCCCGCCAGCGCGCGGCTGGTCAATGTGTTCGGCGCCAAGCTCGACGCACCGGCACTGATCGCCCGCAGCCACGCGCTGCTCGCGGTGATCGAGGCGGAGCTGACCGGACACGACTGGCTCGCCGGCACCGAGGCGACGCTGGCCGATATTGCCTGCTATAGCTATATCGCCCGCGCACCGGAAGGCGACGTCTCGCTCGCCGACTATCCGCGGGTGCGGAGCTGGCTGGCGCGCATCGAGGCGCTGCCCGGCTTTGTGGCGATGGTGCAGACCCCGGTCGGCCTCGCGGCCGCGACGGCGTAA
- a CDS encoding pyridoxamine 5'-phosphate oxidase family protein encodes MALPGWPHEASPFHAGEQEVQRRVGVRDKVESIGRQVVRSYMPEQHREFFAQLPFVVAGAIDAAGQPWATLLAGEPGFARSADSRSLRLAAHPLDGDPLAHALQPGAAIGLLGIELHTRRRNRLNGLVAALDDAGVQITVTQSFGNCPQYIQKRDYRQVEPEAVLPPPEALDALDAEAIASIAAADTFFIATHFAETGDDTERNGGRDGADVSHRGGKPGFVRVDGDTLTWPDFIGNFHFNTLGNLLVNPRAGLLFPDFASGDLLYIAGRGEIVWDGDELLAFAGAERLVRFRVERVLRLRGRLPLRWALQEVSPILAGTGDWQTVGEAVALAGLANRYRPLRVVRKVRESETITSFYLQPADDLGVVPHQSGQFLPIRIDVPGLGALTRTYTLSQAADGNAYRISVKREGQVSQRLHDTLQEGDLLEAQAPRGGFTLDAASARPVVLLSGGVGITPMLAMLDTLAPAQGVRFRPRPVWFIHAARNGREHAFAAQLRERAALHETLRLHVRYSQLDERDRPGVDYDSAGRIDADLLRSLLPLDDYDVYLCGPDAFMRQVYWALRGLGVARSRIHYEFFAQGEPLERDAAEAAPPVPTTAQPVRFAKSGISAEWQPGQTLLELAEASGLEPAYSCRAGLCGSCSTAIGDGAVCYPKPPSQQPRNGEALICCAVPAGPVVLAI; translated from the coding sequence ATGGCGCTGCCCGGCTGGCCGCACGAGGCTTCCCCCTTTCACGCTGGCGAGCAGGAAGTGCAGCGCCGCGTCGGCGTGCGCGACAAGGTCGAGTCGATCGGCCGTCAGGTCGTGCGCTCCTATATGCCCGAGCAGCACCGCGAGTTCTTCGCCCAGTTGCCCTTTGTCGTCGCCGGCGCCATCGACGCCGCCGGCCAGCCGTGGGCAACGCTGCTGGCCGGCGAACCGGGTTTCGCCCGCTCGGCCGATTCACGCAGCTTGCGGCTGGCCGCCCATCCGCTCGACGGCGATCCGCTCGCGCACGCCCTGCAGCCGGGCGCGGCGATCGGCCTGCTCGGGATCGAGCTGCATACGCGGCGGCGCAACCGGCTGAACGGGCTGGTCGCGGCGCTCGACGACGCCGGCGTGCAGATCACGGTGACGCAGAGCTTCGGCAACTGCCCGCAGTACATCCAGAAGCGCGATTACCGCCAGGTCGAACCCGAGGCGGTGCTGCCGCCGCCCGAAGCGCTCGACGCGCTCGATGCCGAGGCGATCGCCAGCATCGCCGCGGCGGATACCTTCTTCATCGCCACGCATTTCGCCGAGACCGGCGACGACACAGAACGCAACGGGGGCCGCGACGGCGCCGATGTCTCGCACCGTGGCGGCAAGCCGGGCTTTGTCCGCGTCGACGGCGATACGCTGACGTGGCCCGATTTCATCGGCAATTTCCACTTCAACACGCTCGGCAACCTGCTGGTCAACCCGCGCGCCGGGCTGCTGTTTCCCGACTTCGCCAGCGGCGATCTGCTTTATATCGCCGGGCGCGGCGAAATCGTCTGGGACGGGGACGAACTGCTTGCCTTTGCCGGCGCCGAGCGGCTGGTGCGCTTTCGGGTCGAGCGCGTGCTGCGCCTGCGCGGACGGCTGCCGCTGCGCTGGGCGCTGCAGGAGGTCTCGCCCATCCTCGCCGGCACCGGCGACTGGCAGACCGTCGGCGAAGCGGTCGCGCTTGCCGGGCTGGCCAACCGCTACCGGCCGCTGCGCGTGGTGCGCAAGGTGCGGGAGAGCGAAACGATCACCTCGTTCTACCTGCAGCCCGCCGATGACCTCGGCGTCGTGCCGCACCAGTCCGGCCAGTTCCTGCCGATCCGCATCGACGTGCCGGGGCTTGGCGCGCTGACGCGCACGTATACGCTGTCGCAGGCGGCCGACGGCAACGCCTACCGTATTTCGGTCAAGCGCGAGGGGCAGGTCTCGCAACGGCTGCACGATACGTTGCAGGAAGGCGATCTGCTCGAGGCGCAGGCGCCGCGCGGCGGTTTCACGCTCGACGCCGCCAGCGCCCGGCCCGTGGTGCTGCTGAGCGGGGGCGTCGGCATCACGCCGATGCTGGCGATGCTCGATACGCTCGCGCCGGCGCAGGGCGTGCGCTTCCGGCCACGGCCGGTGTGGTTCATCCACGCGGCGCGCAACGGCCGCGAGCACGCGTTCGCGGCGCAGTTGCGCGAGCGCGCCGCGCTGCACGAGACGCTGCGGCTGCATGTCCGCTACTCGCAGCTGGATGAGCGCGACCGGCCCGGCGTCGATTACGACAGCGCCGGCCGGATCGACGCCGATCTGCTGCGCAGCCTGTTGCCACTCGACGACTACGACGTCTACCTCTGCGGCCCCGACGCCTTCATGCGCCAGGTGTACTGGGCGCTGCGCGGGCTCGGTGTTGCGCGCTCGCGCATTCATTACGAGTTTTTTGCCCAGGGCGAGCCGCTGGAACGCGACGCCGCCGAAGCCGCGCCGCCGGTGCCGACCACGGCACAGCCGGTGCGCTTTGCCAAAAGCGGCATCAGCGCCGAATGGCAGCCGGGCCAGACCTTGCTTGAGCTCGCCGAGGCCAGCGGGCTCGAGCCGGCGTACAGCTGCCGGGCCGGCCTGTGCGGCAGTTGCAGCACCGCGATCGGCGACGGCGCGGTTTGCTACCCCAAGCCGCCATCGCAACAGCCCCGCAACGGCGAGGCGCTGATCTGCTGCGCCGTGCCGGCAGGGCCGGTGGTGCTGGCTATTTAG
- the glmS gene encoding glutamine--fructose-6-phosphate transaminase (isomerizing), with protein MCGIVGAISSRNVVPALIAGLARLEYRGYDSAGVAVLDTEIRRVRRVGRVAALETATNEAHLSGTLGIGHTRWATHGGVTEPNAHPHVSDGLIAVVHNGIIENHDEKRDELKARGYVFESQTDTEVIAHLVHAHYRESGDLLAAVQHATRELTGAYAIAVIARDQPEQMIVARMGCPLLIGLGDGENLIASDVSAVLSATRRVIFMEEGDVARIRRDGIELFDRDGMAISRDVHLSDVSLASLELGPYSHYMQKEIHEQPKAIADTIEPLLDAGFAPSLFGPKAAAMLPQVEGVQILACGTSFYAASVARYWIEAIAGLPCSVEVASEYRYRSAVANPSHLFVTISQSGETLDTMEALKYARSLGHDKTLSICNVRESAIPRASDMVFFTRAGAEIGVASTKAFTTQLIALFALAGTLAKLHGRLDAAAEHDYIEALRHLPGSVQHALNLEPQITLWAEKFAAKDHALFLGRGVHYPIALEGALKLKEISYIHAEAYPAGELKHGPLALVDANMPVVVIAPNDSLLEKVKSNMQEVRARGGELFVFADLDSHFSESDGVHVIRTPRHIGVLSPIVHAVPVQLLAYHAALQRGTDVDKPRNLAKSVTVE; from the coding sequence ATGTGCGGTATTGTCGGTGCGATCTCGTCGCGAAATGTGGTGCCTGCGCTGATCGCCGGTCTGGCTCGGCTTGAGTATCGCGGCTACGACTCGGCCGGGGTTGCCGTGCTCGACACCGAAATCCGTCGCGTCCGCCGGGTCGGCCGTGTTGCCGCACTGGAAACAGCCACGAACGAAGCCCATCTGAGCGGCACGCTCGGCATCGGCCACACCCGCTGGGCCACCCACGGCGGCGTGACCGAGCCGAACGCCCACCCGCATGTGTCGGACGGTCTGATCGCCGTGGTGCACAACGGCATCATCGAAAACCACGACGAAAAGCGCGACGAACTCAAGGCGCGCGGCTATGTGTTCGAGTCGCAGACCGATACCGAGGTCATCGCCCATCTGGTGCACGCCCATTACCGCGAATCGGGCGATCTGCTCGCCGCGGTGCAGCACGCCACGCGCGAACTGACCGGCGCCTACGCCATCGCCGTGATCGCGCGCGACCAGCCCGAACAAATGATCGTCGCCCGCATGGGCTGCCCGCTGCTGATCGGCCTCGGCGACGGTGAAAACCTGATCGCCTCGGATGTCTCGGCCGTGCTGTCGGCGACGCGCCGGGTGATCTTCATGGAGGAAGGCGACGTCGCCCGCATCCGCCGCGACGGCATCGAGCTGTTCGACCGCGATGGCATGGCGATCAGCCGCGACGTGCACCTGTCCGACGTCTCGCTGGCGTCGCTCGAACTCGGCCCGTACAGCCACTACATGCAGAAGGAAATCCACGAGCAGCCGAAGGCGATCGCCGACACGATCGAGCCGCTGCTCGACGCCGGTTTCGCGCCGTCGCTGTTCGGCCCCAAAGCCGCCGCCATGCTGCCGCAGGTCGAAGGCGTACAGATCCTCGCCTGCGGCACCAGCTTCTACGCCGCCTCGGTCGCGCGTTACTGGATCGAGGCGATCGCCGGCCTGCCGTGCAGCGTCGAAGTCGCCAGCGAATACCGCTACCGCAGCGCCGTGGCCAACCCCAGCCATCTGTTCGTCACCATCAGCCAGTCGGGCGAAACGCTCGATACGATGGAAGCGCTGAAATACGCCAGATCGCTCGGCCACGACAAGACGCTGTCGATCTGCAATGTGCGCGAAAGCGCCATCCCCCGCGCCTCGGACATGGTGTTCTTCACCCGCGCCGGCGCCGAAATCGGCGTTGCCTCGACCAAGGCCTTCACCACCCAGTTGATCGCGCTGTTCGCGCTCGCCGGCACGCTCGCCAAGCTGCACGGCCGGCTCGACGCGGCCGCCGAGCACGATTACATCGAGGCGCTGCGCCATCTGCCCGGTTCGGTGCAGCACGCACTGAACCTCGAGCCGCAGATCACGCTGTGGGCCGAGAAATTCGCCGCCAAGGATCACGCGCTCTTCCTCGGCCGTGGCGTGCATTACCCGATCGCGCTCGAAGGCGCGCTCAAGCTCAAGGAAATCAGCTACATCCACGCCGAAGCCTATCCGGCCGGCGAACTCAAGCACGGCCCGCTGGCACTGGTCGACGCGAACATGCCGGTGGTGGTGATCGCGCCGAACGACAGCCTGCTCGAGAAGGTGAAGTCGAACATGCAGGAAGTGCGTGCCCGTGGCGGCGAGCTCTTCGTATTCGCCGACCTCGACAGCCACTTCAGCGAATCGGACGGCGTCCACGTCATCCGCACACCACGGCATATCGGCGTGCTCAGCCCCATCGTCCACGCCGTGCCGGTGCAGTTGCTCGCCTATCACGCCGCGCTGCAACGCGGCACCGATGTCGACAAGCCGCGCAACCTGGCCAAATCGGTAACGGTTGAATAG
- a CDS encoding BCCT family transporter — MVFVVSLAIALSFVAWGAFAPASMSATTQALLSGTIGGFGWFYLLSVFGFLLFALYLAFGRFGSIRLGGDDAEPEFSRISWFAMLFSAGMGIGLVFWGAAEPLAHFATPPAGEGLTADAARTALRYTFFHWGLHPWAIYSVMGLAIAYFSFNRGLPALVSEAFRPLFGDRVNGSLGKLVDILAVIATACGVVTSLGLGTLQIGGGLTYTLGVPDTDALHIIIIVVAMGLAIISSLSGVGRGIQWLSNLNIGIATLLLAALLVFGPTLFIFESFTTTLGGYINNLSFMSLRLTPFSKGSWVADWTLFYWAWWITWAPFVGLFIARVSKGRTIREFVVGVLLAPSLVSFLWFSAFGGTAIHQQLMEGINLLAVQQQDYAKTLFALLGALPLGHILSVLALALIVSFFVTSADSANLVLGMLSTQGRHDPPAWIKLVWGVVIAAMAIVLLFTGGLKALQTLSIVSALPFALIMVGLCVSLYKALADDDRARQHKEKARRHAVDAMLARDPHLGD, encoded by the coding sequence ATGGTCTTTGTCGTCTCGCTCGCGATCGCGCTCAGTTTTGTCGCCTGGGGTGCGTTCGCGCCGGCCAGCATGAGCGCCACGACCCAGGCACTGCTGTCGGGCACGATCGGCGGCTTTGGCTGGTTCTACCTGCTGTCGGTATTCGGCTTCCTGCTGTTCGCGCTCTACCTCGCCTTCGGCCGCTTCGGCAGCATCCGCCTCGGCGGCGACGACGCCGAGCCCGAGTTCTCGCGCATCAGCTGGTTTGCGATGCTGTTCTCGGCCGGCATGGGCATCGGCCTCGTGTTCTGGGGCGCCGCCGAGCCGCTGGCGCACTTTGCCACGCCGCCTGCGGGCGAAGGGCTGACCGCCGACGCCGCGCGCACCGCGCTCCGTTACACCTTCTTCCACTGGGGCCTGCACCCGTGGGCCATCTACAGCGTGATGGGGCTGGCGATCGCCTACTTCAGCTTCAACCGCGGGCTGCCGGCGCTGGTGTCCGAGGCATTCCGGCCGCTGTTCGGCGACCGGGTCAACGGCAGCCTCGGCAAGCTGGTCGACATCCTCGCGGTGATCGCCACCGCCTGCGGCGTCGTCACCTCGCTCGGGCTCGGCACGCTGCAGATCGGCGGCGGCCTGACCTACACGCTCGGCGTGCCCGATACCGATGCGCTGCACATCATCATCATCGTCGTCGCGATGGGGCTGGCGATCATCTCGTCGTTGTCGGGCGTCGGCCGCGGCATCCAGTGGCTGTCGAACCTGAACATCGGCATCGCCACGCTGCTGCTGGCCGCGCTGCTCGTGTTCGGGCCGACGCTGTTCATTTTCGAATCGTTCACCACCACGCTCGGCGGCTACATCAACAACCTCTCATTCATGAGCCTGCGGCTGACGCCGTTCAGCAAGGGGTCGTGGGTCGCCGACTGGACGCTGTTCTACTGGGCGTGGTGGATCACCTGGGCGCCGTTCGTCGGGCTGTTCATCGCCCGCGTCTCCAAGGGCCGGACGATCCGCGAGTTCGTCGTCGGTGTGCTGCTGGCGCCCAGCCTTGTCAGCTTCCTGTGGTTCTCGGCCTTCGGCGGCACGGCGATCCACCAGCAGCTGATGGAAGGCATCAACCTGCTGGCGGTGCAGCAGCAGGACTACGCCAAGACGCTGTTCGCGCTGCTCGGCGCACTGCCGCTCGGCCACATCCTGTCGGTGCTGGCGCTGGCGCTGATCGTGAGTTTCTTTGTGACCTCGGCCGACTCGGCCAACCTCGTGCTCGGCATGCTGTCGACGCAGGGCCGGCACGATCCGCCGGCGTGGATCAAGCTCGTCTGGGGCGTGGTGATCGCGGCGATGGCGATCGTGTTGCTGTTCACCGGCGGACTCAAGGCGCTGCAGACGCTGTCGATCGTTTCGGCGCTGCCGTTCGCGCTGATCATGGTCGGCCTGTGCGTGTCGCTGTACAAGGCACTGGCCGACGACGACCGCGCACGCCAGCACAAGGAAAAGGCCCGTCGGCACGCGGTCGACGCGATGCTGGCGCGCGATCCACACCTGGGCGATTAA
- a CDS encoding glycine zipper 2TM domain-containing protein — translation MSSEQKTHPMYLAAAGAVILVAGVGIAKMMGWVGAPAVPVASAPAIVTVASQPAIASLPATLVPMVTPEPTPVPTPEPTPVPTPKPTPKPKPKPTPTPVREHVETRPAPRPVQQVCASCGRVVAVQAREEAAQASGGGAVAGGIAGGVIGHQIGNGRGNTAATIVGAIGGALAGNAIEKQVRKTTYYDVVVSFEDGSQRSFSYPQQPPFGVGDRVRDAGGQLVGN, via the coding sequence ATGTCCAGTGAGCAGAAAACCCATCCGATGTATCTGGCCGCCGCTGGCGCCGTGATCCTCGTCGCTGGCGTCGGCATCGCCAAAATGATGGGCTGGGTTGGCGCTCCGGCCGTGCCGGTCGCCAGTGCGCCGGCCATTGTCACCGTTGCCAGCCAGCCGGCAATCGCTTCGCTACCGGCCACGCTGGTGCCGATGGTGACACCGGAACCCACGCCGGTTCCGACGCCCGAGCCAACGCCGGTTCCTACCCCGAAACCGACGCCCAAGCCGAAACCCAAGCCAACGCCCACGCCAGTACGCGAGCATGTCGAAACCCGACCAGCTCCCCGACCGGTACAGCAGGTTTGCGCCAGCTGCGGTCGTGTCGTCGCGGTGCAGGCTCGCGAAGAAGCAGCCCAAGCCAGCGGCGGCGGCGCCGTTGCCGGCGGCATCGCCGGTGGCGTGATCGGCCATCAGATTGGTAACGGTCGCGGTAATACCGCGGCGACCATCGTCGGCGCCATCGGTGGTGCACTCGCCGGTAATGCCATCGAAAAGCAGGTTCGCAAAACGACTTACTACGATGTGGTCGTGTCATTCGAAGACGGCAGCCAGCGCAGCTTCAGCTATCCGCAACAGCCCCCGTTCGGTGTTGGCGACCGGGTTCGCGATGCCGGTGGCCAGCTGGTCGGCAACTGA
- a CDS encoding DUF2813 domain-containing protein yields MRLIHLQIDNFRGISRIALSLDADRTVLFGENNWGKTSLIDALARCLGPGAAAGARFDPEDFHHDAAGVPTNRLAITLTFGDDEPKPLPPALAALAWRDRQSRCRVSLRIAAHRHEDGVSVRRELLGPSGKVRHHRDAEALIAELITRHPVLRLREMQLAQWMVPAAQDIQPVELNAGDAPAEVVQRTFEALLQQPHRVGPQVLQQGIAAMRELLCRHAARLRVPAIQRLAEDIAAAPITFRDHASLLDIANRAGSSTQQLALLFLLGSLLEARGSIALDDGEMPLLLVEDPETHLHPTQLVQLWGLVEQLPVQKLVTTNSGELLSSFPHHSLRRLVRGDDKVFVFQMGRNALSKQDARKVGFHVRANRPNSLFARTWLLVEGETEFWLLPELARRYGVNLGALGIRSVEFAQAGLAPLIKFADAFGIRWHLVTDGDDAGRLYANKTRALLHGRDEARHLTVLPSRDIEHYLYENGFADVYHRAAHWTRGPQPGPGELIHRAIRREAKPGMALAIAEAAEQRGKTSIPPILARLFDTLAELALDEDARGSR; encoded by the coding sequence ATGCGCCTCATTCACTTGCAGATCGACAATTTTCGCGGCATCAGCCGCATTGCGCTCTCGCTCGATGCCGACCGCACCGTGCTGTTTGGCGAAAACAACTGGGGCAAGACCAGCCTGATCGATGCCCTGGCGCGTTGCCTCGGCCCCGGCGCGGCAGCCGGCGCGCGTTTCGATCCGGAGGACTTCCACCACGATGCCGCTGGCGTGCCGACCAACCGGCTGGCAATCACACTGACCTTTGGCGACGATGAACCCAAGCCGCTGCCACCGGCTTTGGCGGCGCTAGCATGGCGCGACCGCCAAAGCCGCTGCCGCGTCAGTCTGCGTATCGCCGCGCATCGGCACGAAGACGGTGTTTCGGTGCGGCGCGAGCTGCTTGGCCCCAGCGGCAAGGTCCGCCACCACCGCGACGCCGAGGCGCTGATTGCCGAGCTGATCACGCGCCATCCGGTACTGCGGCTACGCGAAATGCAGCTGGCGCAATGGATGGTGCCCGCGGCTCAGGATATCCAGCCGGTCGAACTGAATGCCGGTGACGCACCGGCCGAGGTCGTCCAGCGCACCTTCGAAGCCCTGTTGCAGCAGCCGCACCGGGTCGGCCCTCAGGTACTGCAACAGGGCATTGCCGCCATGCGTGAACTGCTGTGCCGGCACGCCGCCCGCTTGCGCGTTCCGGCCATACAGCGGCTGGCCGAGGATATCGCCGCCGCGCCGATCACCTTCCGCGATCACGCCAGCCTGCTCGATATCGCCAACCGTGCCGGCAGCAGCACCCAGCAACTGGCGCTGCTGTTCCTGCTCGGCTCGCTGCTGGAAGCGCGCGGCAGTATCGCGCTCGACGACGGCGAAATGCCGCTGCTCCTGGTCGAAGACCCGGAAACGCATCTGCACCCGACCCAGCTAGTGCAACTGTGGGGGCTGGTCGAACAACTGCCGGTGCAAAAGCTGGTAACGACCAATAGCGGCGAGCTGCTGTCGAGCTTTCCGCATCACAGCCTGCGCCGGCTGGTGCGCGGCGACGACAAGGTTTTCGTGTTCCAGATGGGTCGCAACGCACTGTCGAAACAGGATGCACGCAAGGTCGGCTTTCATGTCCGCGCCAACCGCCCGAACAGCCTGTTCGCGCGCACCTGGCTGCTGGTCGAAGGCGAAACCGAATTCTGGCTGCTGCCCGAGCTGGCCCGCCGCTACGGCGTCAACCTTGGCGCGCTCGGCATCCGCAGCGTCGAATTCGCCCAGGCCGGGCTGGCACCGCTGATCAAGTTCGCCGATGCCTTCGGCATTCGCTGGCATCTGGTCACCGACGGCGACGACGCCGGCCGGCTTTACGCCAACAAAACCCGCGCGCTGCTGCACGGCCGCGACGAGGCCCGCCATCTGACGGTGCTGCCGTCACGCGACATCGAACATTATTTGTATGAAAACGGTTTTGCCGACGTCTACCACCGCGCCGCACACTGGACGCGCGGCCCGCAGCCCGGCCCGGGCGAGCTGATCCACCGTGCCATCCGCCGTGAAGCCAAACCGGGGATGGCACTGGCCATTGCCGAGGCGGCCGAGCAGCGTGGCAAGACCAGCATTCCGCCAATCCTGGCGCGACTGTTCGACACGCTGGCCGAGCTCGCTCTGGACGAAGATGCACGCGGCTCGCGCTAG
- a CDS encoding alpha/beta hydrolase has translation MNHRHRMLIALLSVSLPLLGLALAIIFGGPSRPAPMGSINDPFKSVDFSDLPPISTFQAPDGQLLAYREYAPTAAQSTGSVTLVHGSSASSNSMHPMAKALAAAGHRVYALDIRGHGASGIKGQIGFIGQLESDLEAFVQAVHPPAPATLAGFSSGGGFVLRFAASEHRSRFNSYLLLSPFISQDAPNQRPDSGGWANVGVPRIVGLVMLNALGVHTFNHLPVTRFALNDKARSFLTPEYGFNLAMNFRPLSDFEANIRSVDRPCAIVAGTDDEAFYTNKLESIVRSAGKDWPVQLLPEIGHIPLTLEPTALDASVRQVRKLHHAA, from the coding sequence ATGAATCACCGTCACCGTATGCTCATCGCTCTTCTGTCCGTCAGCCTTCCGCTTCTTGGTCTCGCCTTGGCAATCATTTTCGGCGGACCGTCGCGGCCGGCCCCGATGGGCAGCATCAACGACCCATTCAAATCCGTCGATTTCAGCGACCTACCACCGATCTCAACCTTCCAAGCACCCGACGGCCAGCTGCTCGCCTACCGGGAGTACGCCCCCACTGCCGCGCAGTCGACAGGCAGTGTCACGCTGGTTCATGGCTCATCCGCTAGCAGCAACAGCATGCATCCGATGGCGAAAGCCTTGGCAGCGGCGGGCCACCGGGTTTATGCCCTGGACATCCGCGGACACGGCGCATCCGGAATCAAGGGTCAGATCGGCTTCATCGGTCAGCTTGAATCAGATCTTGAAGCGTTCGTTCAAGCCGTCCACCCGCCGGCGCCCGCCACACTGGCGGGCTTCTCGTCAGGCGGCGGCTTTGTCCTGCGATTTGCAGCGAGCGAGCATCGGTCGCGGTTCAACAGCTACCTATTGCTTTCGCCATTCATTAGCCAAGACGCCCCCAATCAGCGCCCTGACAGCGGCGGGTGGGCAAACGTCGGCGTACCCAGGATTGTCGGTCTTGTCATGCTGAACGCGCTTGGCGTTCACACGTTCAACCACCTGCCGGTTACGCGTTTCGCTCTAAACGACAAAGCACGAAGCTTTCTCACTCCGGAGTATGGCTTCAACCTTGCGATGAACTTCCGGCCTTTGAGCGACTTCGAAGCGAACATTCGCAGCGTTGATAGGCCATGCGCGATTGTGGCGGGTACAGACGACGAAGCCTTTTACACGAACAAGCTCGAAAGCATTGTTCGCAGCGCAGGCAAGGACTGGCCAGTGCAATTGCTCCCCGAAATCGGCCACATTCCCCTCACGCTTGAGCCTACCGCGCTGGATGCCAGCGTTCGTCAAGTACGGAAATTGCACCACGCGGCGTAG